The bacterium genome segment CGTGTCAATCCAGGTAAGTTTTATGCCTTACCTCAATCCCCACAACTATTTAAACAAATTCTAATGTGTGCCGGATATGATAAATATTTTCAGATTGCCAAATGTTTTCGTGATGAAGACCTGCGGGCAGACCGCCAACCAGAATTTACGCAGGTTGATATAGAAATGTCGTTTATTGATGAAGAGGATGTTTTTGAGGTCATCGAAGGGTTTATTGCCACGATATTTAAAGTTGGACTTGATTTAGATGTCCCAATTCCCTTTAAAAGAATTACCTTTAAAGAGGCGATGGATAAATATGGCAAGGATAGTCCGGATGTTCGCTTTGGCTTAGAGTTAGTGGATATTACTGATCTGGCTAAGAAGAGTAAATTCCAGGTTTTTTCAAAAACCGTTGCTGGGAAAGGGCAGGTCAAAGGAATTAAAGTTCCAAAACCTGATTTTTCAAGAACTGACCTGGACTTTTTGACCTCTTTTGTCAGTATCTATCGAGCAAAAGGACTTGCCTGGTTTAAGGTCAAAGAAAAAACGCTGGAATCATCAATTGCTAAGTTTTTCAGTGAAGAAGAACAGATGGCGATTATTGACCGATTTAAAGCAGATACGGATGATTTCCTGTTATTTGTCGCAGATACTCCAAAGGTTGTTGCCGATAGTCTGGCTAATTTGAGATTACATCTGGCAGATAAATTTAATTTAATTCCTCAAGAATTTAATTTTATCTGGGTAGTCGATGCCCCATTAGTTGAATATGATGATGAAGAAAAAAGATATGTCGCCGTCCATCATCCATTTACCTCACCAAAGGAAGAAGACTATCCATTAATCGAGACTAATCCTGGCCAGGTTCGTGCAAGGGCTTATGACCTGGTTTTAAATGGGATAGAGATAGGTGGTGGTTCAATCAGGATTCATCGCCGGGATATTCAAGAGCGGGTATTCAAATTATTGAAGATAGAAGAAAATGAAGCAAAAGAGAAATTTGGCTTTTTATTAGAGGCATTAGAATATGGCGCCCCGCCACACGGCGGGATTGCCTTTGGATTGGATAGATTATTACGGTTAATGGTTGGTGCTGACTCAATCCGCGAGGTAATTGCCTTCCCTAAAACACAAAGTGCTACCTGTTTGATGACCGATGCCCCATTTGAAGTATCCAATAAACAGTTGAAAGAATTAAGTATTGAAGTCAGACCCCACGAATAACTTGACTTTTATTTTTGTCTATGGTATATTTATTAAAACTTTAAAAAAGGAGTGAAAGAAAATGAAACCGAAATTAAAAGTAATAATGGTTTCACCAGAGGTAGTTCCATTTGCTAAAACAGGTGGATTAGCTGATGTTGTTGGATCTCTGCCATTAGCATTAACTAAATTAGGATGTGAGGTGCGAATTGTCCTGCCCAAATATAAAATGGTGGAAGAGTCTGAATTTAACCTGTTAGATATTGATAAGGAAGTAACCTTTAAGGTAGGTGAGACTCTTCAGAAAGCAAAAATTTTCTCCACCAAGGTCGCAGGAGTGATTACTGTTTATTTCCTTGAACATGAATATTATAACCGTGATGGACTTTATGGGACAACTGAAGAAGGGGATTATAAAGATAATCTTGAGAGATTTACTTTCTTTTGTGGTGGAACATTAGAATTACTTAAAACGATAGAATATAAACCGCAAGTTATCCATTGTCATGATTGGCAGACAGGATTAATTCCGGTGTATTTAAAAACATTGTATCAGGATGACCCGTTTTTTGAAGGGGTAAAAACCATCTTTACTATTCATAATTTAGCCTATCAAGGTATATTTTCCAAAGATGAATTTCCAATAACAGGTCTGGATAAAAAATTGTTCACCCCGGATAGGTTAGAATTCTGGGATAAGTTAAATATCCTGAAAGGGGCTTTGATCGATGCAGATATGTTAAGTACCGTTAGTAAAGGTTATGCTCAGGAGATAATGACGACAGAATATGGTTGTGGACTGGAGGGAGTATTAATCGAAAGAAAGGATAATCTTTATGGTGTAGTTAATGGTTTAGATTATCAAGAATGGGACCCGACTATGGATAAAGAAATTACATTAGGTTACGATATTAATACGATTAGTCGGAAAGCGAAGAATAAAAAAACACTTCAGCAAGAAAATAATTTACCCGTTGATAGTGAAGTTCCATTAATAGGGATGATTACAAGATTAGCCCCACAAAAAGGACTGGATATTTTAGCTGAGATACTGGATGAATTGATGGCGTTGAATATCCAGTTTGTGTTGTTAGGCACAGGTGATGCGAAATACCATATAAAAATGGAAGAAATTAAAGAGAAATATCCAGATAAAGCAAGCATTCATCTCACATTTGACCCACCGTTAGCCAAGAAAATATATGCTGGTGCAGATATGTTTTTAATGCCATCTAAATATGAACCCTGTGGTTTAGGACAACTTATTAGCCTTAGATACGGCACCATCCCTATTGTTCGGGCAACGGGTGGTTTGAAAGATACAATTACTAATTTTGACCCGCAACGCAAAATAGGAAATGGTTTTGTCTTCGAGGAATATACATCTGAGGCATTACTTTCAATCATCAAAGAAGCAGTAAATGTTTTTTGTAACGATAAAGAATCCTGGAGAAGATTGATTTTAAATGGTATGAGTGTGGATTTCTCCTGGGAATACTCGGCAAAAGAATATATTGAATTGTATGAAAAAGCAATGCAGAAATAAAAAAAATAGAACAAGGGTATAGA includes the following:
- the aspS gene encoding aspartate--tRNA ligase; translated protein: MKRTHTNGELRLKDENKQVTLLGWVNRRRDHGGLIFIDLRDREGITQIVFNPEIDEISHAQAHNLRPEFVIGIHGYVRPRPKGTANPNLPTGEIEVIANHLEIINPSKTPPFLIDETINVSEDTRLKYRFLDLRRPSLQKNLILRHKIYQATRKYLDEQGFIEVETPMLIKSTPEGARDYLVPSRVNPGKFYALPQSPQLFKQILMCAGYDKYFQIAKCFRDEDLRADRQPEFTQVDIEMSFIDEEDVFEVIEGFIATIFKVGLDLDVPIPFKRITFKEAMDKYGKDSPDVRFGLELVDITDLAKKSKFQVFSKTVAGKGQVKGIKVPKPDFSRTDLDFLTSFVSIYRAKGLAWFKVKEKTLESSIAKFFSEEEQMAIIDRFKADTDDFLLFVADTPKVVADSLANLRLHLADKFNLIPQEFNFIWVVDAPLVEYDDEEKRYVAVHHPFTSPKEEDYPLIETNPGQVRARAYDLVLNGIEIGGGSIRIHRRDIQERVFKLLKIEENEAKEKFGFLLEALEYGAPPHGGIAFGLDRLLRLMVGADSIREVIAFPKTQSATCLMTDAPFEVSNKQLKELSIEVRPHE
- the glgA gene encoding glycogen synthase GlgA; translated protein: MKPKLKVIMVSPEVVPFAKTGGLADVVGSLPLALTKLGCEVRIVLPKYKMVEESEFNLLDIDKEVTFKVGETLQKAKIFSTKVAGVITVYFLEHEYYNRDGLYGTTEEGDYKDNLERFTFFCGGTLELLKTIEYKPQVIHCHDWQTGLIPVYLKTLYQDDPFFEGVKTIFTIHNLAYQGIFSKDEFPITGLDKKLFTPDRLEFWDKLNILKGALIDADMLSTVSKGYAQEIMTTEYGCGLEGVLIERKDNLYGVVNGLDYQEWDPTMDKEITLGYDINTISRKAKNKKTLQQENNLPVDSEVPLIGMITRLAPQKGLDILAEILDELMALNIQFVLLGTGDAKYHIKMEEIKEKYPDKASIHLTFDPPLAKKIYAGADMFLMPSKYEPCGLGQLISLRYGTIPIVRATGGLKDTITNFDPQRKIGNGFVFEEYTSEALLSIIKEAVNVFCNDKESWRRLILNGMSVDFSWEYSAKEYIELYEKAMQK